The genomic region CTCTAACTCCTATGGAAACCATCTTATCATACAACTCCCTAGCTTTATCGATCAAATTCCCCCTAACCAATGCTGTTAAAAGAATATTCATAAAGGGTAACATAGGAACTATATCATGCTCAATCATTCCATTGAAACAATCCACAGCATCATCAATCCTAACTCTAACATAACTATTCAACAAGTAATTAAAAACCCGCGAATCCAACTCAAAATCAAACCTTTTCGCTATATCGATCAAGTGATCTAAAAAAACAATAGGGGTAGGTCCTGAATCGCCTGCAACAAATCTATTAAGCAAATATTTAACTTGTTTATTAGTCTGTTGGGATCCTACCAAAATGTGAAGCAGAACGCAAAACACATCGATGCTTCGGACAAAACCCCGCTTATTTTCGACAAAACGGAAGTACTTCAAAGCCGATTCCGGATTGTTTCTGTGGATCAGAAGAGTGTTGATAACATGGGTTCGGGTCAAGCTTGTATCTTGTGTTAAGGATGGTGTTAAACGGGGGTCTTTGGGTGTGGGCGGGATAAGGCTTCCGGGACTGTCGGAATCTGAAATGGATTTACTCGGACAGTGGGAATCTGAGGTGACTTTCTCAAGAAAATTAGTGTTTGGGTTGGGATTCCCGGGAAGTGGTGTTTGTGGGTTAGAGCAGAGGTATTTGGGGCTTGGAAAAGAACGGAGAAGAAAAGGTGAGATGGATGAAGAATTTTTCAGTGGAGCCCTCATTTCGCTCTGGGTTTTGCCTTCGCTCGGCAGAGAAGAGAGGCAGAGCTCGTGTCAAAACCCTTGAGAGGTTAAACCCTGAATTTGAATCGGAagtgaaaagtgaaaaacaaGGGGAGAAACTATGGATTGAGCTGGGCTCTTTCTAGTTTATGGCGTCGGCTTTCGGAATTGGGTCAGATACGTCAATGTGAATTGGCTTCGTTTTGACCAGCAAATGGTGGGCCGAAGTTAGTTTTGGTGAGTAGACAAAAATGGCCCCAAATAACGATTCTAGGGAATTTACCCTAAATTGTTGCAGGATCAGGGATTTGAACCAAACCCTTCTCAAGCCggagaaaagaaattaaagacTAGTTGAGATCATTTGGGTAAATAAAGAGGTGAATGTATTCTCCTGTTTGAAGAGTATGGGTGTAATTGTGATGCCACCGCAGGGATAATAGATTAATAGTGGTAAGGTGGTGGCATCAATATCCATTAAATGTGCTTAACTAGCAGTGAGCTATATATGGGATCTCCCATATTTCCTTCTTCCATAATCCATATGGTATTGTACCTGCTACGCTGTCTACTTCTCCTCATCTAGTTCAGAGTTATTTTGTCATGCAAAGGATGCTGCAAAAGTGACCTCAAGGCATAGAGATTGTGAATACATAAATAATAGCTCCCCATGCATTCAGTGAATTATTTCTTTGAATAATGACAACTATGAACACTTGCACAAGGAACATACCTATTAACtttaagaaattataaatttaagctTCAAACAAGTTTATTCGAGGAAACAAAATCTAGTATTGTGCAAAGCATGGGTCACAACAACCTAATGACTATACAAGTTTAGGCTTCATTCATAATTGTGCAAAGCACTGGATCATTCAGGAATGGATTATAATTCTTCATTGACCTTTAGAAAATAGATAGAAACTTGCAGAACTGCTGTTTCATTTACGAGATGACTCAGAAATGTTTACTGAACAACAATAAGTAGCACTTGTTTGCTTATAAACATGCCATGGCAAGTTCTTGCTGGCAAGTTTAAAATTACCTACCATCTATTAAGCCTACATCATTCTacatacaataaaaaatacaaaagctTTTCATCCCTCTAGATATGATGGTTATAATACAATTTCTACATTCCCTTGGACAGACCTCCCTCAGCTAACTTGCCAATTAATTTCCTAAGGGGAACAAATCAGATACAAATAGGACCCACTCAGTCATCAGCTACTAGATTTTCAGACTGGATCTAAGTGGAGCCACAATGCCCTGGCTTAAGAACTTCAGACACTCACCCTTGCAGGGAAAAATGATCTGCATCTGGTGAATGGAGCTCTTCAGCTGAAAATCAGCATGGTTGGGCAAACAGATACTGGAGTAAGGGAGCAACAACAGCTGCACTTAGACTATTTCCCAGCATTGCATAACTACATCAAAAGAAAACAGATaactccaatttgtcaaaacAATACATACATTATCCACAGCAACATTCttaaaaagttaaatacaGTAAAATTTAGTTCAATGAGGAGAAAAACAGTCCTCAAGGATAACATCATACCGCTGTCTAAGGCTTATGTGCTTTGGAAACTGAAAATCCTCTGGAAAAGAATGCAAATTGGCAACCTAAACATTGTAAAAGGAAACTAGTTAGAATTTCTAAAATCTTTTgtaaatgagaaaataaaaccagGGAAATCAATAGATACATCAAAACACACATACCTCCCTTGGTGTAAAATATCTAAGGCACTGCTCCTTTAACGAAGTAGCTTTCCCCTTTCTCTTTGGCTGCACATTGCCCATTCATAAATGTCATGCAAAAAAAGGGCAACACCAAGATAATGTTAAGATTTGCATTAAAGGTAACTGCACGGCAAATAAGATAAGAAACTGCCCTGATGTCTACAATTGTTGGGTCCGCTAATTACATTGAATATTTAGAAGTATATAAAGCAGTTGAGCATGAGCTTTGTATCATCTGATAAGCTGGACATATAGCCTCAACTTTAAGTATACAATGATAGATGTCAGCATTCTAAGAAGGAAACTCTACCTGAACTGTTGCCAAGAGGGAGCCAGTACCTTTCACATATCGATAATAGCTTTTCGTAAAACAACAGCATCGTTTCGAATCCGGGTAGACAATATCTAAATTTCATTAAGGATTACTTTAAGAAGAAAGAGATGATGCTCAGTAAATGCGTTAGAGTTCAAGTGGgcatcaataaaaattaaacaatatCGAAAAGATACCCATAGCACTTCCCCACCTCTCAATTAGACTTAATGGAACTACAAACTGATCTATAGAGCTGAAATCAAATGCATCTCCTCCAACAAATTCCTCAGAAGTTTCCAAACCATTTGCAGAAACATCAGTAGTCCCGAAAGAACAGGTCTCCACGTCTACTTGATCACTTGAAGAAGTAAATTCAAGAAACTTCTCTATTGGTTGGCAAGACTCGATCAACTTATCCCAGTTCTCTTGTGATTGATCGTATTCACCAATCACCATGTTCTCATCATTACCAAATAACGGGCTTGGAGACCAAAGAAGCTGGTTATTGAACAGTTGGCACTGAAAAGATAAGGGCTTTCTTTTTGCCTGCAGAAATAAACCAGAAATTACACTAAATTCTTAagactaaaaaattaaaaacttatcacaccaaaaaagaaagaaagaaaaaaagaagataaaaggaAACCTAAAGACTTCTCAAGTTTCTAGATAAAAAACCCAAGTTTCTATCAACTATTAATTGGCACCACCTATTAGAACTTGTACAACAGTTCACACAATTTATTACCCATATCAGACTTCTCTCAAAATACTTGTCCTTGGTTTCAGATCTAAGCACACTTACAGATTTATATGCAGGAATATTCAAGTTACGAACAAATTGGCCAATACAAAATAACTGAAGTACTGAACTAAGCTCAAACATGAGTCAAATGAGCTCAATTTGCTTATTGAATTGTGCCATGCTGATATTTGCTGAAAACTTAAGCTATTGAATGGCTGATAGAATATTCTAAATATaagatataaatatatatatctagagagagagagagagagagaccaAGCAAAAGTAACGTGGCCTAGAATAGGGAACACCAAATTGAAGTGGGCTCAATATAAACTCCTGTGTAACAAAATCAGATTTTGCCAATATTTCAACCATTTTTGCACGAGTATCTGAAGTCTGCAACATTTCCAGAGTGAGAGAGATCAGAAAGTGGAGAAGCAAGTAAAAGACCTCAAATTACAAATTTGGATCATGTCGCAAATGCGTTCTCAAGAACCATACCTCAAATCCAACAACATTTTCCACAAATAGCATAACTGGAGGTTTTAACATGCGTGTTATAAGTTCAAgaatattaagaaatgaaaatgcCCGAGCATCAGCAGAGTGTTTTTGAAGacctaacaaaaaaataaaaggggttTCCCATGTTCACAGTGCTAATTATCAactaatcaaaataatctatttaaaGTGTAGTAAGCAACATTAGCAAGCTTCACCTTGTCTAGTGTAGGGTTGGCAAGGAGGGGAAAGAAGCCACACGTGTGCCTTATAGCTGTCAAGATCAGCATCAGTTAGGCTCTGAATGTTTCCCTGTCCCAACCACAATGTTCAGCATAACATAAACAGGTAAAAAAGTAGGAACTTCCATTGTTTGAGTAGCCTAAGACCAAAGCATGGAAACCGAATATGAAAATTTACAGTCAACTATAACCAGAACACAGTGAAAAGGACAAAACTAGATCGATTTTAAAAGAACAACAAGggaatttcaaataaaaaatcataattcataaatatataaaatcaagcaagaagaCCCATCGAGAGGACCTGATAAGGGCGGTGACCGAAATTGTGTTGGTAAACATCATTAGCTCTATCGTTAATATCAAAGGCTTCGACTACTTGAGCGTTGACACCAGCTTTCATTAGCGAATACCTctaaaacaaaagtaaatatCTCACTCGCACCCATCAAGTACTAATTCAAAGAACAGAAAAACGATTTAGAATTTTGGGGGTTTTAGGAGGGGTTTTAAGAGATACCAACCATGCCGCCAATGCCGCTGTAGAATTCTAATACTCGCCATGGCTCCTCTGCCCCTCTGCATATACTTTCCgccatttctctttcttccccAACACCGCCgcttttcttgttggcttttttggttttttttttaagcttccAATCCAAAGTTCGGAGGGGAATTATCAAGGGTGTAACCGTTGGTCAAATATGAGCATGAGATGAAATAACGCAAACGTAACGTCAGGTGTAGTGTATTGTCTAAGATAATTCCCCTCAAGTGTATTAGATTTATATTACTAGGACCATTTTTCAATGACAGTATAAAAATGTCAATGTTCATCAACTATATAAGatatctaaaatattttttactattaaaaatattatatataaataataaaataattaaaactatatgtataaaacaaaattttcatcctACAAATATTTATCgtacataataaaattatctcacataaacaattaaaattaccTTGTCTAATCCTTCCATATGTATCACTTGCTCATAAAGGAGGACAACATCAATTTTGccatcactttttttttatttatgaaaaagaaaatctccCTCAATCTTTCTAACATTTTGTCAACTTCAATACCGGCATTGTGCAATCTTTTGCAATGAGATTGTGATAATGAAGTTCTAATTGATGAAGATGCTTGCCTCCCCTCTAACATATTCattaactttattttctaAGTGTATGGGCATTTTATTAGTTTCAATTGTTCTCTTCTAACTCTATATCGGCAAAAAATTTTGTGAAATTCCcaattgttatatttttttcaacaaccaatatcatttcattatacatgttaattttcttgttgatgAAAAGTATATACCCTTTTTTTCTAAGTTGGAAGAATCTCTTAAGGCCAGCTACCCTAAGGTTCATATTTAAAATGTAtctatttcaatttattaacaattattttctaacatataatatgaaaatattaatgttataATTCAATAAGATATATGTACATATTGTCACTTCATCCTCACATACTTATATAAATGCAATGATCATCTTTTAATTATCATCCCATCAAATCTACTCCtagatataatttttgtaattgtaTTTCAAGTAATTTTTACGATCCTGAATTGATTCTTCACGTAATTTTGCCTTTACAttgaattataaatttttcattaataactTTCACCACGCGAGTGTTCAAGAATGACTTAAATCTTTTTGTGATGGTCATTTCCTTTACCAATTGTGATATTATAGTAATGTggatatatttaaattagaaCATTGACATTACGTACACGAAAGTAAAAAGTATGTTCatctaaatatattaataaatacatatatattctgATAGACATATGTACATCCAAGCGAATTAATATCTAAATGTATGTTCTGCGATATACACATATGTTAAACTTCACAATCTATGGTGTGATGTGTTGGGATAGACCAGCCATGCATCCTAAtgcaatagaaaataaaattacacaacggaaacaaataaaacatacaATATCAGTCTTACCCACCCAAGGTCATCTTCAAAGGTCTCTTAATTGTCATCAAGTATTCATACATCAAATATATAATCACAGATCATTACCTTTATTGATAAAGAAAGTTAGATTCCTTATCTAAAGCCCCGAACAGCCTTTTTCATTGACCTCACACCTAACTCGGTTGTAGCAAACCAAAGCTGTCCAAAAGGCTCATGTGCAGCCTCTAGCGAAAATCCACACAATGATTATGAGAAACCCTATGTTAGGGTCGGATTGCTAAGCCTTATGATGTGCTAGCAAAGTAGCATTCATAACACTTTTCtctaaaggaaaaagaaagaaaaaacgtTTAGCTGAATAGTCAAGAAGAGAATTGATTTTGTCCTTTGTACTCACTAAGGGAGGCATATACTAGTtggttggtttttcttttctttttcttctcatttgaAATTAGGCTTATAGTAAGGTTTATATACTAAGATTAATTTCAACCTTAATTAGGTTAATTATATAACTTTTATGTAATTACAGATTAatccaataacttaattaaataattttaattaagtccttaaaaACTTATAATTCGTTAATCAAATAATGATTACATTAATCGATAACACTAAACGCATATATGTTCTCAATCGATTAAGTCTAAAAGCTTATAAgtctttaattgattaagtcCAATTTAATCATCTTTCCCAATTTAATCTCAATAATCACTTTTTTTGTGTGACACTTAAGCTTCCAACATGTTAATAATGGAATTAAATTgtaatcttaattaatttaatttcatagaccaagattgacaTCTAGCAATGTATCATgcccacccaaatgttagaagagttaagatggtttgactcaacctttTAGTAATCAGTCtctcagtgtaattcattctctCATCGTATATCTCAAAAATGACAAAAGCATGGTACAGTGTCTAGTTTCATGGATCTTCATATCATTCCTGAGGTTAGATCATTAGCTCAATACAGATTTTTGAAACTCTTTTCTATAATCTCCAAGTTGACTTAGCTAAAGACTttaataagctaatatcaatcAAGAACTATCAAGTATATCCCCTTATTCACTTGGGATGAtaattcctatcttgaccactcatttgtcTTCATATGCTTCATGTTATTCCCAAAAGTATCTTGATTTGGCAcacttggttaggcacccatagggatgaaattaaaggatagcactccacatataagacaacttggtgtctcaagtaTAATGAGTATTTACACGACTATCACATAAAAAGTATTACATAGATACTAGAGTGAGATACCATATTCATTTCTTATGTCGGGTCATATTTAGTGAACTTACTTTTCTAAGCAAGCACCTACATCCTAATTCCAAGTATttttatacttcaacctatgagaccagttgcttacttcacaagtaagaAACATAGCATGTGTTGTTTTTTAGCATTCTTGATACCTTATCCCAATAATACAATAATTAGACACTATttagagattatgctttgatgcataaagatctcataattgcaacCCATTACAATTCTCTTGCCAGACATGTTAATCTCATACAcatcatccaattagacttataacccattataattaatgtcttattgatgaaggaaaaacttttaatcattcaatatgaatgatatCGTTGCATGATTAGAACCAAGTCTTAACCAATCTCAATTGACTGCAGGACTCATTCCAACAATCTCCTACtagcacaaaatcaattgCTACCTCATCATTTGTAGGTTAATCCATCTAGCACTCATGTCTTTATGAAGACTCGCTTGTACCCTTCAACGtggttaattgtttttatttttgtaatgtcataacatattatcattttattatatttagaTCCAATGAAACCTAGTTCTAAAAGTATGGCTCTATTATTACGATCTAAATATCCTCCTATTTGAGCCTTCAATAGGATgtatatgattttgtttatttatacGTATACGTTTTTGTCAGATCGAGTTGTGCCACTTGccctttaaattttataatttctttgcatACACATTGCATCCTATGCAATTATATTACCAAAGAATCGGTTTCACTCCCACTAACCTTTTTATGTGTATGAGATAAGTAcacttgtatttttttatcaaatctaACTCTTTAGATCACCTTTGATAGAACAAGGTGTAAAACCTCAACATAGATCGTATTTAGTAAATTCATCTCATATGAATAATACATCTCAATATATCCTACTAAATCCACAGAGTTCTCatacatttaattatattgattATGCATCTCTATGCAAAATCATAAGTGTTAAATTCTAATGTAACATAGTAATACtgataaactattttcttattGTCATCATTCTCCCACTAAATTCCAAGATCCTTTGTGAaagtaatatttaaattattttgaatatttcatGATGTTACATTCATACATCTCAATGTATATTTGGAATCATATCATTATGTAGTATTATTATAGGTTTTATGTATTGGAGAAGCATGGACCAAATCATATCactatattttgttttcttttgcttttaataaACATCTCTATGTTTTATTCATAAGAAAATTTCATCTTTATACAAAACAATTTTCATTCCATTTGATCAATTAATCATAAATCTTAATTGAataatattcattttaatcAAACTAATTTGATATCAATCGCAATTTGTAATTGATCAAACACTGTTGCaaggaaaaatatgaaatgtggataatgaaacaaaacataattattccaaataatttttagacatgaaatgTTAAAACTTTAACTTCCAAATGCTAAATATAAATGTTTCTCACCACAAGAAAACAGCTTTTCTCCGACGaaaaaaatttcgttggaaattttcaacggATTTCTAACGGAATTTGAGCAAAaagttatcttaatttttCCGACGGATTTTTAACGGAATTTTTTCAACGAAAATCTGTTGAAGAATTTTTTGaccctaaaaaaaaatttcacccACCACCTATTCCGACGGATTTTCCAATGGATTTCCGTTGGaattttccaacggaaaaCTATCTGTTGGAAATCTGTCGAAAAGTTAAAGgactcaaaaaattttaaagcccACTAAATTTTTCAACGGAATTTTTCGttagaaataatattttttttaattttttcccaaaaatattttatacattttataaatattattaatcttttataaaaaatgatattaataaaagcaaatatatacatattgaagtttataatatttaaaagtttaagtatgttttcctttgattatttttatacattttttaaaactttattgaatcatacattataaattaataattcaaaattcattaattttataacattaaaaaatNNNNNNNNNNNNNNNNNNNNNNNNNNNNNNNNNNNNNNNNNNNNNNNNNNNNNNNNNNNNNNNNNNNNNNNNNNNNNNNNNNNNNNNNNNNNNNNNNNNNNNNNNNNNNNNNNNNNNNNNNNNNNNNNNNNNNNNNNNNNNNNNNNNNNNNNNNNNNNNNNNNNNNNNNNNNNNNNNNNNNNNNNNNNNNNNNNNNNNNNNNNNNNNNNNNNNNNNNNNNNNNNNNNNNNNNNNNNNNNNNNNNNNNNNNNNtatatatatatatatatatatatatatgagataTTAAGTATCttacatatataataatatattataattattacacctatattttatatgttagcttataataaattttatttatatgattacatttaataactttattagtaattattactttaattttcataacatattgtttgcaattagttattagttatacaaactttgtaatatatacatataatattataacatataatttgtgtcattaatatgtatataataaaataatataacattATGCTTCACATTGATTATATTCATGTAAGATAATTCTAAATTGGAGTAAGTGCGTCATTCTTTAcgattaatttcatattataattttaaaaattgaaatcatgggtatttataaatatataaccatataaggtatacaaaaataataatacttgaTGTATACTAATGTtagttaatataaattaagaagTATTGatagtaaatttaaattaaataatatactatgtaatataaatatataacttatatatattgatattgaagtaatttacatttaacaagtaatatacttgtttaataactaataaacaatatgttatataaataacaaaatagtATTATACATttgataatattaattaatatataataagtatattaatactaatagttcattaaaatatatatatatcaactgGTTGTGATAAAACTCGAACTCAaacattgaaaatgaaaattcaaaaaatctACCAACTTTACCAATAattcttataaataattaactaTCTAATAAGAAACCCATGTCAAATACTATATAACTAGGCCTACATGCCCAACTCTTTCCCCAAATCTTTTCCCAAATTTTCAATCTTTCCTGCCTTAGTCTCATCCCCTGTCCCTTGCCGCCCCTTGCCCTGCCTTGCCTTTACTTCCTCCCTTTTCCTGGTCCCTCTCTACTTATCTTTCCCTCCCTTAGATCTACTctcaatcaaatcaaaagaaatCTAATTTTAGAAGGCTTGGCATGTATGGGGTCTGGCATGTGTATCGCTTTCAAAGGTGGCAGGTCGTGGAAATGAAAGACTGTGTCAGGGAGATCTCTGAAGCTCTCAGTGGTTTGTTCATCAAGTTTCAGGGAATTGAAGGAAGGCGGCAAAGGAAGAAGCACCAGAGgcataaaagtaaaaagtGGGGATTTTGAGATCTTTTCCCATGGATAGACTAGAAGTGTAGAAATATCTATGACAAAAGTAGAGATCTTGTGATCTTTTGAGATTTCCTAAAGAGAAAGGAGTGTGTTGGGCGCATGGAGGCGGACAAATTGGAAATAAATCGCAGCACCGTTGCATTTTTGGTCCATGGAGACGGAGATGGATGGGAAGCGGCGAAAGGAGATGGATGGGTAGGCTTGGGAGGCAGAATTGATGTAGGAGATTATGCTTGAGGTGTCCCAAAAACCAGTAGTAAAGAGGATGGTGATGGAAAATTGGTAGTTTCACTGTTGTAGGATGAGTTTGCCTAGCTCCTCCATTGACACCACATGGCCCAAGCCTGGCGATAGGTAGAGCACTATCGtttcttgcattttttttgctttctttacTTGACTGTCTCTTCAGTCTTCAGCTATGACTACTTGTGTTTGTTTGAAGAGGTAGAGGAGCCAAAAAAGGTTATAACTTCTGAAAAAGCACAAAACACAATGACTTGGGGGCAAGAGGGTTGAACTGCGGGATtctgaaataataaaaattataatgttatcatctaaattccgttggaaatttccaacagaatttttttcaaagaaattttccggtggaaaactatttccaacgaaattttttgTCTGAATTCTCTTTTCCAAAggaaatttcgttggaaatttccaacgtaATTCTTTCTGCAGTGTTTGCCAACGAAATTCCAATGGGATAGTAATcagaaaacaaattttttcaatGGAAAGTATTACCGACGAGGCTTTTATCGACGGAGTTTTCAACGAattttttcgttggaaatagGTTGTTTTTTTGTAGTGTCTTCAACCATCCACATGGTAacaaatgtttcaaaatatttaattaaattatctaacaaatcaaaatataaatagtagTGCAATCATCCATATGTAGCATCCAATGCTTTATATAGCCTATCAATGTGGTCAACTCCTTAGCTAAGATCCTACTCATCTTTGTCCTTGGTTTCTGCAACATGTCATACATATTAGAACCAACATAAGGTATCATATACCTTCATAACATAAAGTAGTATATCTTAACAAATAGTACCTAAATTAAAAACTTCTACAAGCTTTTTTTTCGATAGATACTCCTTGCAATTTCTCCTCCAATGCCTAAGCTTGCTATAGTGATGGCAAATCTTTTGTCCTTTTTGACACCTTTTTTAGGCTTAATTGCCTTTTTAGCTTGGGACTCTATCTTTTTTCCCTATTAGGCTTTCTTATTCTTAAGCTTCTTTGGGGCCTTTGAAGAGGAAACTAGAAGTAAAGCTCCTTCATCCTTCTTGGTGAACCTCTCTGCCGTGACCACTATATTTAGAAGTTCAAGAATAATGGCTTCCAATTGATTCATATGGAAGTTCAACACAAACTGATTGAAATTGTCAAGAAGAGATTGTAGAGCTAAGTCTATACTTAGCTCATGATCCATCGCTAGTCCTAATTGTCCAAGCCTCTCAATGAGTCTAATTATCTTCAGCACATGGGATCTGACAGAACTACTTTCTACCATCTTACGTCGAAACAATTCCTTAGAAATCTCACATCTCTTAGTGCATCCCTTTTTATCAAACAATTCTTTAAGGTGAAGAATCTTGGATTGAACATGCA from Theobroma cacao cultivar B97-61/B2 chromosome 9, Criollo_cocoa_genome_V2, whole genome shotgun sequence harbors:
- the LOC18588980 gene encoding DNA (cytosine-5)-methyltransferase, with the translated sequence MAESICRGAEEPWRVLEFYSGIGGMRYSLMKAGVNAQVVEAFDINDRANDVYQHNFGHRPYQGNIQSLTDADLDSYKAHVWLLSPPCQPYTRQGLQKHSADARAFSFLNILELITRMLKPPVMLFVENVVGFETSDTRAKMVEILAKSDFVTQEFILSPLQFGVPYSRPRYFCLAKRKPLSFQCQLFNNQLLWSPSPLFGNDENMVIGEYDQSQENWDKLIESCQPIEKFLEFTSSSDQVDVETCSFGTTDVSANGLETSEEFVGGDAFDFSSIDQFVVPLSLIERWGSAMDIVYPDSKRCCCFTKSYYRYVKGTGSLLATVQPKRKGKATSLKEQCLRYFTPREVANLHSFPEDFQFPKHISLRQRYAMLGNSLSAAVVAPLLQYLFAQPC